One Plasmodium vivax chromosome 13, whole genome shotgun sequence genomic region harbors:
- a CDS encoding hypothetical protein (encoded by transcript PVX_084860A), with amino-acid sequence MEKKENAEWDVQNYACNMPVKKGRYFGENAKVLLLVMRHLHKRHDHQSAIYGAMKKTNFLSNIKCGVLLLLVLYKNRKKASLVADLSVKSGAPGGVLSHGEETYSSGDAGRDDEQRIYLDRHSRGRIASPPKKKNKLLLRRSGDGAAPPFCKNANCVKVTKKIGYHKRTKRRGNVHARFHRVSSSKWSCCPPKGADLEGSEQPVQSIQSVQSAHSVDPGEVPPLAEWKNCSTRRTTIVKTPPDHVPYAVQEIPAKGRHTQLVPSPSLMI; translated from the exons atggagaagaaggaaaatgcaGAGTGGGACGTACAGAACTATGCTTGCAACATGCCAGTGAAAAAGGGACGCTACTTTggcgaaaatgcaaaagtgtTGCTCCTTGTTATGCGCCACCTACATAAGAGGCATGACCACCAGAGTGCCATCTATGGGGCGATGAAGAAGACGAATTTTTTGAGCAATATCAAGTGCGGAGTTTTGCTGTTGCTTGTGTTGTATAAGAATAGGAAGAAGGCTAGTCTTGTGGCGGACCTTTCGGTGAAATCGGGTGCCCCAGGGGGGGTCCTGTCTCACGGGGAAGAGACATACAGCAGTGGTGATGCGGGACGCGATGACGAGCAGCGTATCTACCTGGATAGACACTCCAGAGGAAGGATCGCCTCCCCacccaaaaagaaaaataaacttcTTTTAAGAAGAAGCGGGGATGGTGCcgcccccccattttgtaaaaatgccAACTGCGTAAAGGTGACCAAAAAGATAGGCTACCACAAGAGAAccaaaagaaggggaaacgTTCATGCGAGGTTTCATCGGGTGAGTAGCTCCAAATGGTCATGCTGTCCGCCGAAGGGTGCGGACCTGGAAGGAAGTGAGCAGCCGGTGCAGTCGATACAGTCGGTACAGTCGGCACACTCGGTAGACCCGGGAGAGGTTCCCCCGCTTGCCGAATGGAAGAACTGCTCCACCCGAAGAACCACTATCGTGAAGACACCCCCCG ACCATGTGCCTTACGCTGTGCAGGAGATTCCAGCCAAGGGAAGACACACACAGTTGGTTCCTTCGCCCTCATTAATGATTTAA